A portion of the Mustela erminea isolate mMusErm1 chromosome 19, mMusErm1.Pri, whole genome shotgun sequence genome contains these proteins:
- the PIEZO1 gene encoding piezo-type mechanosensitive ion channel component 1 isoform X1, with the protein MERHVLGAALYWLLLPFALLAACLSRFNALSLVYLLFLLLLPWLPGPCRHGIPGHTGRLLQALLVFSLLFLAAHLTFQICLHTVPRLDQLLGPSCSPWESLSRHVGVTRLDLKDIPNAVRLVAPDLGVLVVSSVCLGLCGRLARDTQRRQCAQELDDDDREVDGGSPVGPQGAPAPAPTRRSRLATRFQITAHWLLVAAGRTLAIMLLALAGIAHPSAFSSIYFLVFLATCTWWACHFPISPLGFSALCVTVGCFGAGHLVCVYCYQTPFAQAMLPPAGVWARVFGLKAFVAHGNCSNALVLNPSHDWPIYVSPGVLLLLYYTVASLLKLHLHQPLDQRKEAAGSHKEQEVELTQVDQWPRGQARAAATKEEGAAQHMLPPATGSDCGTDSCTVHDLTGHSPVRQCPLQPRLAEPRETSALHSLGHLILDQSYVCALIAMMVWSITYHSWLTFVLLLWACLIWTVRSRHQLAMLCSPFILLYGLALCGLRYVWAMDLRPELPTTLGPVSLRQLGLEHTRYPCLDLGAMLLYLLTFWLLLRQFVKEKLLRKAHGPAALTEVAVGDAEPRRAGTLLRSLGELVSGLYAKYWIYVCAGMFVVVSFAGRLVVYKIVYMLLFLLCLTLFQVYYSLWRRLLKLFWWLVVAYTMLVLIAVYTFQFQDFPAYWRNLTGLTDEQLGDLGLEQFSVSELFSSILVPGFFLLACILQLHYFHRPFMRLTDLERVPPPGRRLPRWAHRQDPVSGTPLLLLQEDAAEEGPVSPEGPCPAVQGPEASKWGLVAERLLDLASGFSDVLARVQVLLRRLLELHVFKLVALYTVWVALKEVSVMNLLLVVLWAFALPYPRFRPMASCLCTVWTCVIIVCKMLYQLKVVSPHEYSSNCSEPLLNSTNLQKTEIRQSLLYRGPVDPANWFGVRKGFPNLGYVQNHLQVLLLLVFEAIVYRRQEHHRRQHQLGPLPAQAVCADGTRQRLDQDLLGCFKYFVNFFFYKFGLEICFLMAVTVIGQRMNFMVILHGCWLVALLTRRHRAAIARLWPNYCLFLALFLLYQYLLCLGIPPALCLDYPWRWSQAVPMNSALIKWLYLPDFLRAPDSTGLISDFLLLLCASQQWQVFCAERTEEWQVMAGVNTDRLDLPLGESREVPNFLYCRSYLDMLKVAVFRYLFWLVLVVVFVTGATRVSVFGLGYLLACFYLLLFGTSLLQGHARTRLVLWDCLILYNVTVIISKNMLSLLSCVFVEQMQSSFCWVVQLFSLVCTVKGYYDPKEMLSRDRDCLLPVEEAGVLWDSVCFLFLLLQRRVFLSRYFLHVCAELQATALQASRGFALYNAANLKSIDLHRKAEEKSLAQLKRQMERIRAKQEKHRQSRAGRSQPQEPPDPAQEPGPGSPGGSSPRSQWWRPWLDHATVIHSGDYFLFESDSEEEEETLPEEPRPSAQSAFQMAYQAWVTNAQTVLRRRREEQARRDGPGQPPTGDGQSQGAEPAAGPEEATAAGRGPVMRRVLSTVQFLWVLAGALVDGLTDWLLTFTRHHRAMSDVLRAERYLYTRELLRGRQVRRSLVDQLYLSEAEATPPGLLGARDAPSTPSSGLGAEEPVSTATGDTGSPLSTGYHTRSSSSEEVATEPGASLRGSRELPTGAVTRTRTASELLHRQLRIEELEEAAQFEAGQGRALRLLRAAYQCVAAHSELLCYFIIILNHMVTASATSLVLPVLVFLWAMLSIPRPSKRFWMVAIVFTEVSVVTKYLFQFGFFPWNTHAVLRRYENKPYFPPRILGLEKTESYVKFDLLQLMALFFHRAQLLCYGLWDHEEDQLTQEHDGGGGKKGAEERAPRGSQAEAGTGPQGESVVAGALTQDHIQVEVGDRPAEPPAELKPRDAKRIGLRFRKKRESVEPADPPVAEGVMASGSAKKWSRPRERVTALGLRLRSSCLAVAQSVYQPLRCFFHDILHTKYRAATDVYALMFLADVVDFIIIIFGFWAFGKHSAATDITSSLSDDQVPEAFLVMLLIQFGTMVVDRALYLRKTVLGKLAFQVVLVLAVHLWMFFILPAVTERMFSQNAVAQLWYFVKCIYFALSAYQIRCGYPTRILGNFLTKKYNHLNLFLFQGFRLVPFLVELRAVMDWVWTDTTLSLSSWMCVEDIYANIFIIKCSRETEKKYPQPKGQKKKKVVKYGMGGLIILFLVAIIWFPLLFMSLVRSVVGVVNQPIDVTVTLKLGGYEPLFTMSAQQPSIVPFTQQAYEELSRQFDPNPLAMQFISQYSPEDIVTAQIEGSSGALWRISPPSRAQMKRELYNGTADITLRFTWNFQRDLAKGGTVEYTNEKHTLDLAPNSSERRQLASLLEGTSDQSVVIHNLFPKYIRAPNGPEANPVKQLQPNEEADYLGVRIQLRRERGGAGAAGFLEWWVIELEDCRAQCNLLPMVIFNDKVSPPSLGFLAGYGIMGLYVSIVLVIGKFVRGFFSEISHSIMFEELPCVDRILKLCQDIFLVRETRELELEEELYAKLIFLYRSPETMIKWTREKE; encoded by the exons CTTGCCTGTCCCGCTTCAACGCCCTCTCTCTGGTTTACCTcctgttcctgctgctgctgccctggCTCCCGGGCCCCTGTCGACACGGCATCCCAG GCCACACTGGCCGCCTCCTCCAGGCCCTGCTGGTTTTCAGCCTCCTCTTCCTGGCGGCCCACCTGACCTTCCAGATATGCCTCCACACCGTGCCCCGCCTGGACCAGCTTCTGGGACCCAGCT GCAGCCCCTGGGAGAGCCTCTCCCGGCACGTGGGGGTCACGAG gcTGGACCTGAAGGACATCCCCAATGCTGTCCGGCTGGTGGCCCCCGACCTCGGTGTCCTGGTGGTCTCCTCCGTGTGCCTCGGCCTCTGTGGGCGCCTCGCCCGGGACACACAGCGGAGGCAGTGCGCCCAGGAGCTG GATGATGATGACAGGGAAGTGGACGGTGGCTCCCCAGTGGGGCCTCAGGGAGCCCCGGCGCCGGCCCCCACACGGAGGTCACGGCTGGCCACCCGGTTCCAGATCACAGCACACTGGCTGCTGGTGGCCGCAGGACGGACCCTGGCCATCATGCTGCTCGCACTAGCAG gCATTGCCCACCCCTCCGCCTTCTCCAGCATCTACTTCCTCGTCTTCCTGGCCACCTGCACCTGGTGGGCCTGCCATTTTCCCATCAGCCCCCTGGGCTTCAGCGCGCTCTGTGTCACCGTGGGCTGCTTCGGTGCCGGCCACCTCGTCTGCGTCTACTGCTACCAGACGCCCTTCGCCCAGGCCATGCTCCCCCCTGCCGGCGTCTGGGCCAG GGTGTTTGGTCTCAAGGCCTTCGTGGCCCATGGCAACTGCTCCAACGCGCTGGTCCTCAATCCAAGCCACGACTGGCCCATCTACGTGAGCCCTGGCGTCCTGCTGCTTCTCTACTACACCGTGGCCTCCCTCCTCAAGCTGCACCTGCACCAGCCCCTGGACCAG AGGAAGGAGGCGGCCGGGAGCCACAAGGAGCAGGAGGTGGAGCTGACCCAGGTGGACCAGTGGCCCCGGGGCCAGGCCAGGGCTGCAGCCACCAAGGAGGAGGGGGCTGCCCAG CACATGCTGCCCCCGGCCACGGGCTCAGACTGCGGCACCGACAGCTGCACCGTGCACGACCTGACTGGCCACAGCCCCGTTCGCCAGTGCCCCT TGCAGCCCAGGCTGGCAGAGCCTCGAGAGACGTCTGCGCTACACAGCCTGGGTCACCTCATCTTGGACCAGAGCTACGTGTGTGCCCTCATCGCCATGATG GTGTGGAGCATCACGTACCACAGCTGGCTGACCTTCGTGCTGCTGCTCTGGGCCTGCCTCATCTGGACCGTGCGCAGCCGCCACCAGCTGGCCATGCTCTGCTCGCCCTTCATCCTGCTCTACGGGCTGGCGCTCTGTGGCCTGCGCTACGTGTGGGCCATGGACCTGCGACCCGAGCTGCCCACCACCCTGGGCCCCGTCAGCCTgaggcagctggggctggagcaCACCCGCTACCCATGCCTGGACCTTGGCGCCATG CTGCTGTACCTGCTGACCTTCTGGCTCCTGCTGCGCCAGTTCGTCAAGGAGAAGCTGCTGAGGAAGGCACACGGCCCTGCCGCGCTGACGGAGGTCGCCGTGGGGGACGCAG AGCCCAGGCGGGCGGGGACGCTGCTGCGGAGCCTGGGGGAGCTGGTGAGCGGGCTGTACGCCAAGTACTGGATCTACGTGTGCGCGGGCATGTTCGTGGTGGTCAGCTTCGCCGGCCGCCTGGTCGTCTACAAGATCGTGTAcatgctgctcttcctgctctgcCTTACCCTCTTCCAG GTCTACTACAGCCTGTGGAGGAGGCTGCTGAAGCTGTTCTGGTGGCTGGTGGTGGCCTACACCATGCTGGTGCTCATCGCCGTGTACACCTTCCAGTTCCAGGACTTCCCCGCGTACTGGCGCAACCTGACGGGCCTCACCGACGAGCA GCTGGGGGACCTGGGCCTGGAGCAGTTCAGCGTGTCCGAGCTCTTCTCCAGCATCCTGGTGCCCGGCTTCTTCCTGCTGGCCTGCATCCTGCAGCTGCACTACTTCCACCGGCCCTTCATGCGGCTCACCGACCTGGAGCGCGTGCCCCCGCCCGGCCGCCGCCTCCCACGCTGGGCCCACAG GCAGGATCCGGTCAGTGGGaccccgctgctgctgctgcaggaggACGCTGCGGAGGAGGGGCCGGTGAGCCCGGAGGGCCCCTGCCCGGCCGTGCAGGGCCCGGAAG CCAGCAAGTGGGGCCTGGTGGCCGAGCGGCTGCTGGACCTGGCCTCCGGCTTCTCGGACGTCCTCGCCCGCGTGCAGGTGCTGCTGCGCCGCCTGCTGGAGCTGCACGTCTTCAAGCTGGTGGCTCTGTACACCGTGTGGGTGGCCCTGAAGGAG GTGTCGGTGATGAACCTGCTGCTGGTCGTGCTCTGGGCCTTCGCCCTGCCCTACCCGCGCTTCCGGCCCATGGCCTCCTGCCTGTGCACCGTGTGGACCTGCGTCATCATCGTGTGCAAGATGCTCTACCAGCTGAAGGTCGTCAGCCCCCACGAGTACTCCAGCAACTGCTCCGAG cccctgctcaaCAGCACCAACCTGCAGAAGACGGAGATCAGGCAGTCCCTGCTGTACCGGGGGCCCGTCGACCCTGCCAACTGGTTTGGGGTGCGGAAGGGCTTCCCCAACCTAGGCTACGTCCAG aaccaCCTGCAggtcctgctgctgctggtgtTCGAGGCCATCGTCTACCGGCGCCAGGAGCACCACCGCCGGCAGCACCAGCTGGGCCCACTGCCTGCCCAGGCCGTGTGCGCCGACGGCACCCGCCAGCGGCTGGACCAGGACCTGCTTGGCTGTTTCAAGTACTTCGTCAACTTCTTCTTCTACAAATTTGGGCTAGAG aTCTGCTTCCTGATGGCCGTGACCGTGATCGGGCAGCGCATGAACTTCATGGTGATCCTGCACGGCTGCTGGCTGGTGGCCCTGCTCACCCGCCGGCACCGGGCCGCCATCGCCCGCCTCTGGCCCAACTACTGCCTCTTCCTGGCGCTGTTCCTGCTCTACCAGTACCTGCTGTGTCTGGGCATCCCCCCGGCCCTGTGCCTCG ACTACCCATGGCGCTGGAGCCAGGCTGTCCCCATGAACTCAGCGCTCATCAAGTGGCTGTACCTGCCTGACTTCCTCCGAGCCCCCGACTCCACTGGCCTCATCA GCGacttcctgctgctgctctgcGCCTCTCAGCAGTGGCAGGTCTTCTGCGCCGAGCGCACGGAGGAGTGGCAGGTCATGGCCGGCGTCAACACTGACCGCCTGGATCTGCCACTGGGCGAGTCCCGCGAAGTCCCCAACTTCCTCTACTGCAG GTCCTACCTCGACATGCTGAAGGTGGCCGTCTTCCGCTACCTCTTCtggctggtgctggtggtggtgttCGTCACGGGGGCCACGCGCGTCAGCGTCTTCGGGCTGGGCTACCTGCTGGCCTGCTTCTACCTGCTGCTCTTCGGCACCAGCCTGCTGCAGGGGCACGCGCGCACCCGCCTCGTGCTGTGGGACTGCCTCATTCTGTACAATGTCACCGTCATCATCTCCAAGAACATGCTCTCG CTCCTGTCGTGCGTCTTCGTGGAGCAGATGCAGAGCAGCTTCTGCTGGGTGGTCCAGCTCTTCAGCCTCGTGTGCACCGTCAAAGGCTACTACGACC CCAAGGAGATGCTGAGCAGGGACCGGGACTGCCTGCTGCCCGTGGAGGAGGCCGGCGTGCTCTGGGACAGCGTGTGCTTCCTGTTCCTGCTGCTGCAACGCCGCGTCTTCCTCAGCCGCTACTTCCTGCACGTCTGCGCCGAGCTTCAGGCCACTGCCCTGCAGGCCTCCAG GGGCTTTGCGCTGTACAATGCCGCCAACCTCAAAAGCATCGACCTCCACCGCAAGGCCGAGGAGAAGTCCCTGGCCCAGCTGAAAAGGCA GATGGAGCGCATCCGCGCCAAGCAGGAGAAGCACCGGCAGAGCCGGGCGGGCCGCAGccagccccaggagcccccagacccCGCCCAGGAGCCAG GGCCTGGCAGTCCAGGGGGCTCCTCCCCACGGAGTCAGTGGTGGCGGCCCTGGCTGGACCACGCCACAG TCATCCACTCTGGGGACTACTTCCTGTTTGAGTCGgacagtgaggaggaggaggagaccctGCCTGAGGAGCCCAGGCCATCGGCACAGAGCGCCTTCCAG ATGGCGTATCAGGCGTGGGTGACCAACGCGCAGACGGTGCTGAGGCGCCGGCGGGAGGAGCAGGCGAGGCGGGACGGGCCGGGACAGCCGCCCACAG GAGACGGCCAGAGCCAGGGGGCGGAGCCGGCGGCCGGCCCAGAAGAGGCCACGGCAGCTG GCCGCGGCCCTGTGATGCGGCGCGTGCTGAGCACCGTGCAGTTTCTGTGGGTGCTGGCGGGGGCGCTGGTGGATGGCCTGACCGACTGGCTGCTGACCTTCACACGGCACCACCGTGCCATGAGCGACGTGCTACGCGCTGAGCGGTACCTGTACACACGGGAGCTGCTTCGG GGCAGACAGGTGCGCCGCAGCTTGGTGGACCAACTGTACCTCAGTGAGGCCGAGGCCACACCTCCAGGCCTCTTGGGAGCCCGAGATGCACCAAGTACGCCATCAAG CGGGCTGGGGGCTGAGGAGCCAGTGAGCACGGCGACGGGGGACACGGGCAGCCCGCTGAGCACGGGGTACCACACGCGCAGCAGCAGCAGTGAGGAGGTGGCCACGGAGCCCGGGGCTTCCCTGCGTGGCTCCCGGGAGCTCCCTACAGGCGCCGTGACCCGGACGCGCACAGCCAGCGAGCTGCTGCACAG GCAGCTACGCAtcgaggagctggaggaggccgCGCAGTTCGAGGCCGGGCAGGGCCGGGCGCTACGGCTGCTGCGGGCCGCGTACCAGTGCGTGGCGGCCCACTCGGAGCTGCTGTGCTACTTCATCATCATCCTCAACCACATGGTCACCGCCTCGGCCACGTCCCTGGTGCTGCCCGTGCTCGTCTTCCTGTGGGCCATGCTGTCCATCCCGAGGCCCAGCAAGCGCTTCTGGATGGTGGCCATCGTCTTCACCGAG GTGTCCGTGGTCACCAAGTACCTGTTCCAGTTCGGCTTCTTCCCCTGGAACACGCACGCCGTGCTGCGGCGCTACGAGAACAAGCCGTACTTCCCGCCGCGCATCCTGGGCTTGGAGAAGACGGAGAGCTACGTCAAGTTCGACCTGCTGCAGCTCATGGCCCTGTTCTTCCACCGCGCGCAGCTGCTG TGCTACGGCCTCTGGGACCACGAAGAGGACCAGCTCACCCAGGAGCACGACGGGGGCGGTGGGAAGAAGGGAGCCGAGGAGCGGGCACCCCGGGGATCCCAGGCTGAGGCGGGCACGGGGCCCCAGGGGGAGTCGGTGGTAGCCGGGGCCCTCACCCAGGACCACATCCAGGTGGAAGTAGGGGACAGGCCCGCAGAGCCTCCCGCGGAGCTCAAGCCCCGAGACGCGAAGCGCATCGGCCTGCGattcaggaagaagagggaaagcgTGGAGCCTGCAGACCCCCCCGTGGCTG aAGGAGTGATGGCCTCTGGGAGCGCGAAGAAGTGGAGTCGCCCCCGGGAGAGAGTGACGGCACTGGGGCTGCGACTGCGGAGCTCGTGCCTAGCCGT GGCCCAGAGCGTGTACCAGCCCCTGCGGTGCTTCTTCCACGATATCCTGCACACCAAGTACCGTGCGGCCACCGATGTCTACGCACTCATGTTTCTGGCCGACGTGGTCgacttcatcatcatcatctttggcTTCTGGGCCTTTGGG AAACACTCGGCGGCCACGGACATCACGTCCTCGCTATCGGACGACCAGGTGCCCGAGGCCTTCCTGGTCATGCTGCTCATCCAGTTTGGCACCATGGTCGTCGACCGCGCTCTCTACCTCCGCAAGACCGTGCTGGGCAAGCTGGCCTTCCAGGTCGTGCTGGTGCTGGCCGTCCACCTGTGGATGTTCTTCATTCTGCCCGCGGTGACGGAGAG GATGTTCAGCCAGAACGCGGTGGCGCAGCTGTGGTACTTCGTCAAGTGCATCTACTTCGCCCTTTCCGCCTACCAGATCCGCTGCGGCTACCCGACCCGCATCCTGGGCAACTTCCTCACCAAGAAGTACAACCACCTGAACCTCTTCCTCTTCCAGGG GTTCCGCCTTGTGCCGTTCCTGGTGGAGCTGCGGGCTGTGATGGACTGGGTGTGGACGGACACCACGCTGTCCCTGTCCAGCTGGATGTGCGTGGAGGACATCTACGCCAACATCTTCATCATCAAGTGCAGCCGCGAAACAGAGAAG AAGTACCCGCAGCccaaggggcagaagaagaagaaggtcgTCAAGTACGGCATGGGCGGCCTCATCATCCTCTTCCTCGTGGCCATCATCTGGTTCCCGCTGCTCTTCATGTCCCTGGTGCGCTCTGTGGTCGGTGTCGTCAACCAGCCCATCGACGTCACCGTCACTCTCAAGCTGGGCGGCTACGAG CCGCTGTTCACTATGAGCGCCCAGCAGCCGTCCATCGTGCCCTTCACGCAGCAGGCCTACGAGGAGCTGTCCAGACAGTTTGACCCGAACCCG CTGGCCATGCAGTTCATCAGCCAGTACAGCCCCGAGGACATCGTCACGGCGCAGATCGAGGGCAGCTCTGGGGCCCTGTGGCGCATCAGCCCACCGAGCCGCGCCCAGATGAAGCGGGAGCTGTACAACGGCACGGCCGACATCACCCTGCGCTTCACCTGGAACTTCCAGAG GGACCTGGCCAAGGGCGGCACCGTGGAGTACACCAACGAGAAGCACACCCTGGACCTGGCCCCCAACAGCAGCGAGCGGCGGCAGCTGGCCAGCCTGCTGGAGGGCACCTCGGACCAGTCCGT GGTTATCCACAACCTCTTCCCCAAGTACATCCGGGCCCCCAACGGGCCTGAAGCCAATCCTGTGAAGCAGCTCCAGccca ACGAGGAGGCCGACTACCTGGGTGTGCGCATCCAGCTGCGGAGGGAGCGTGGGGGCGCGGGGGCCGCCGGCTTCCTGGAGTGGTGGGTCATCGAACTGGAGGACTGCCGGGCCCAGTGCAACCTGCTGCCCATGGTCATCTTCAACGACAAGGTCAGCCCGCCCAGCCTGGGCTTCCTGGCCGGCTACGG GATCATGGGGCTCTACGTATCCATCGTGCTGGTCATCGGCAAGTTCGTGCGCGGCTTCTTCAGCGAGATCTCTCACTCCATCATGTTCGAGGAGCTGCCGTGCGTGGACCGCATCCTGAAGCTGTGCCAGGACATCTTCCTGGTGCGCGAGACgcgggagctggagctggaggaggagctgtACGCCAAGCTCATCTTCCTGTACCGCTCGCCCGAGACCATGATCAAGTGGACCCGCGAGAAGGAGTAG